Proteins from one Penicillium digitatum chromosome 2, complete sequence genomic window:
- a CDS encoding Translation elongation factor G2, putative has product MSSNLYKTSSNVKCKNACSSLKGLRSNYRQLQRISTTSACQNGALDRTRNIGIIAHIDAGKTTTTERMLFYSGFTRRIGDVDEGSTVTDFLPAERARGITIQSAAITFHWPPGEVREASGPQAGVQNEPTPRSAYPHTINLIDTPGHADFTFEVMRSLRILDGAVCILDGVAGVEAQTEKVWNQANTYQIPRVIYVNKLDRDGAAFGRTVREVSSRLGVYPAVCQIPWFERGNGPFTGVADVIHLQGLRWKEGEDGRTVKVADLTQLEAEEPTLAAELRRARIALIELLSEHDEDIVEKFFECDEDHLAVSSADIIESLRRCVLDQTSRIVPLFAGASFRNMGVQPLLDSIVNLLPSPPEAPDPEVSIAGVKGGLRDLLSGDLIVEQSEKAFVPSKGKQPKKKNLSLQTSSKDAISKLQSCALAFKVVNDAKRGVLVYIRVYSGSLDRNSLLFNTNLQLSERAPRLLKMYANDAVEVDSIPAGHIGVVVGLKQTRTGDTLVSYAGNRATPPEPLASLQLRPIAVPPPVFFTSVEPHSLSEEKRMKESLALLLREDPSLHVNIDEESGQTLLSGMGELHLEIARDRLINDLKAKATMGRIEIGYREFALGTSSPISKLFDKEIAGRKGKAGCTAVAEPLDEDTESQEVDQETLLVETYDGNQIIVRAPGLQIDRCSRSEEETSPFLPPGMDLVTFRTAVQNGAVAALARGPQFTFPMHNTRITLTIDPAADLFGNETTTSALSSAARQATAAALQDVQFGAGTVMMEPVMNVIISTDEASLGSVVHDLSSSRGGHIISLDEEVPLSGTDASSTSAFALEEEALPPIDHSRVYAPPDPFETPSVGPEIPVAATRSRTIVAKVPLKEMVGYLKHLRSLTAGRGTFVMSVDRFEKMSGQRQKAVLAELRCGF; this is encoded by the coding sequence ATGAGCTCCAATCTATACAAGACCTCGAGCAATGTTAAGTGTAAAAATGCATGTTCCTCTCTGAAAGGTCTTCGCTCCAATTACAGACAGCTCCAACGGATTTCCACGACATCTGCATGCCAGAATGGAGCTCTGGACCGGACCCGGAACATCGGGATTATCGCCCACATCGATGCAGGCAAAACTACTACCACGGAGCGCATGTTATTCTACAGCGGCTTCACACGGCGCATTGGCGATGTGGACGAAGGCTCAACAGTGACCGATTTCCTTCCAGCCGAGCGCGCACGCGGCATCACTATTCAGTCAGCCGCCATTACCTTCCATTGGCCTCCTGGAGAGGTGCGTGAAGCGTCAGGCCCCCAGGCTGGGGTGCAGAATGAGCCAACTCCGCGGTCTGCTTACCCTCATACTATCAATCTGATTGATACCCCCGGCCATGCAGACTTTACATTCGAAGTCATGCGCTCTCTGCGCATCCTCGACGGCGCCGTCTGCATCTTGGATGGTGTTGCTGGTGTCGAAGCGCAGACAGAGAAGGTTTGGAACCAGGCAAACACATATCAAATTCCTCGGGTCATTTATGTGAATAAGCTGGATCGTGATGGAGCGGCATTTGGTAGAACGGTGCGAGAGGTAAGCTCCCGCTTGGGTGTCTATCCAGCAGTATGCCAGATACCCTGGTTCGAAAGAGGCAATGGCCCCTTTACTGGGGTAGCAGATGTAATCCATCTCCAAGGACTACGATGGAAGGAAGGTGAGGATGGCCGCACTGTGAAAGTGGCCGACCTTACGCAATTAGAGGCAGAGGAGCCGACCCTAGCCGCAGAGCTGCGGCGGGCACGAATCGCCTTGATCGAGCTTCTAAGTGAGCATGACGAAGACATCGTTGAGAAGTTCTTTGAATGTGACGAAGATCATCTCGCGGTCTCATCAGCGGATATCATCGAGAGCTTGCGCCGGTGCGTGTTGGACCAGACAAGTCGGATTGTCCCTCTGTTTGCAGGTGCCAGTTTCCGGAATATGGGAGTTCAGCCATTGCTAGATTCCATCGTGAATCTTCTCCCGAGTCCACCCGAAGCTCCCGACCCAGAAGTGAGCATTGCCGGTGTCAAAGGAGGTCTTCGGGACCTACTGTCAGGAGATTTAATTGTGGAGCAGAGCGAGAAGGCTTTCGTGCCATCTAAAGGGAAACAACCCAAGAAGAAAAACTTGTCCTTGCAGACCAGCTCAAAAGATGCAATCAGCAAACTTCAAAGCTGTGCACTGGCGTTCAAAGTGGTTAACGACGCAAAGCGCGGAGTCCTAGTCTACATACGGGTATATTCCGGCTCGTTAGATCGCAACAGCCTTCTCTTCAACACAAATCTGCAGCTTTCCGAACGTGCCCCACGTTTGCTGAAGATGTACGCCAACGATGCCGTGGAAGTGGACTCGATTCCTGCCGGGCACATCGGAGTCGTAGTCGGGCTCAAACAAACCCGGACAGGCGATACCCTTGTGTCCTACGCGGGGAACAGAGCCACTCCCCCGGAGCCACTTGCCAGTCTCCAACTCCGGCCAATTGCTGTTCCACCACCAGTGTTCTTCACCAGCGTTGAACCGCACAGCCTAAGCGAAGAGAAACGCATGAAAGAGTCACTCGCACTCCTCCTTCGTGAAGATCCCAGTCTCCACGTCAATATAGACGAAGAGTCAGGCCAGACACTTTTAAGCGGCATGGGCGAGCTGCATCTCGAAATTGCCCGTGACCGACTAATCAACGATCTCAAAGCCAAGGCTACAATGGGCCGCATCGAGATCGGCTACCGAGAATTCGCACTTGGCACCTCCAGCCCAATATCCAAACTCTTCGACAAGGAAATCGCCGGGCGGAAGGGTAAAGCAGGTTGCACGGCAGTCGCGGAGCCACTGGACGAAGATACTGAATCCCAAGAGGTAGACCAAGAAACGCTACTCGTCGAAACCTACGACGGCAACCAGATTATCGTCCGCGCCCCCGGTCTACAAATTGATCGCTGCTCCCGTAGCGAAGAAGAAACTAGCCCATTCCTCCCACCAGGCATGGATCTCGTCACGTTCCGCACAGCGGTGCAAAATGGAGCCGTGGCGGCGCTCGCACGCGGGCCTCAATTTACCTTCCCAATGCATAATACGCGCATCACACTAACAATCGACCCGGCCGCCGACCTCTTCGGCAACGAAACAACCACCTCGGCCCTCTCATCTGCCGCACGCCAAGCCACCGCCGCCGCGCTGCAGGATGTGCAGTTTGGCGCGGGGACAGTAATGATGGAGCCGGTGATGAATGTGATTATCAGCACCGACGAGGCGAGTCTCGGCTCCGTCGTGCATGATCTTTCCTCCTCACGAGGTGGACACATCATCTCACTGGACGAGGAGGTACCTCTCTCTGGAACGGACGCGTCGTCGACTTCTGCGTTCGCACTCGAAGAAGAGGCGCTACCGCCCATTGATCACAGTCGCGTTTATGCGCCACCGGACCCGTTCGAGACGCCTTCTGTAGGTCCAGAAATTCCGGTTGCTGCGACTCGGTCGCGCACAATTGTTGCAAAAGTGCCGCTCAAGGAGATGGTCGGGTATCTCAAGCATTTGCGGAGTTTGACTGCTGGTCGGGGTACTTTTGTCATGAGCGTTGACCGATTTGAGAAGATGTCTGGTCAGA